The stretch of DNA GGTTGACCGTTATCCCGCCCACGGGTTCGCGGTCGAGCAACACGCGAACCGTGACGCCGCGCTGTTTCGCGGCGATGAGCGCGTCGGTGATTCGGGGCGACGAGAAGGTGTACCCCGCGAGGAGAATTCTGTGGTTTGCTGTGTGGATGGAGTCGAGTGTGGTGTTCGGCGCGTCCGGCAGCACGAACGTCGTGACGGCGGTGTTCTGCACGGAGACGGGCGAGAAATCGGTTGCTCCGAGCGGTTCCCACGTCCAGCCACGTTCGGTTCGCACCCAGCGTTCGCTCTCTGGAGCGTTTTGGTAGCTCACCTGTGCGACGCGGTTTCCGTTTTTTCGTAGCGTGAGCGTCTCGCCGCCGTTTGCGAGTTCGAGCGCGCGAGGGAGCGCGAAAATTCGATGGTCGGTGAGATTCGAGGCGCGGTCGGGATGCGCCGTCAGGGCGACGGTTCCGTGTAGGTTCTCGGTGGGCAGCGAAACGGTGTCTTCGCCGTCAGCGAGCGTCCAGTTGCCGGAGATATGGTCGGGAAATGAGATGACGACGAACTCGCCTGCATCGTCGTCGGCGACTGGATTCGGGTAGACCGCGACGAAGCTGGGCGAGTCGCTACTCGCCACAGCCGTGGCTGGGACGGCTGTGAGAACGAGTACGAATACGAGAACCACGCGGGCGAACACGCCCCGGAGTGGCCCCGGCTTCGTTCAAAAAGGTTCGGCTGGTTAGGCCGCGGGTTCGCTCTGGACTGCGAGCGCGTCGTCCGCCTTCTCGGCTTCGACCTGCACGATGTAGGACTTGTCTTCGTTGTAGCGGGCGACTTCCTCTAAGGCGGCTTCCGTTCCAATCTGGTTGAGCGCCCACGCGGCACTCGCGCGGACGTTGTCCGATTCGTCGTCGTCGAGCACGTCGCCGAGCGGGGAGACGGCACGAGTGTCTCCGAGCAGGCCGAGCGCGCGGGCGGCCTGACTGCGGACGCCTTCGTTCTCAGCGACGAGGTTGTTGGCGATGACCTGGGTGGCTTCTTCGTCGCCAATCTCGCCAAGCGCCTTCATCGTGACCTTCTGGAGCTGCGGGTCGTTGTCGGCTTCGACGTACTCGAGCAGCGTGTCGAGGGCGTCTGGGTTGCCAATCTTCCCGAGCACCTCAATCTGTGGCTTCTTGCGCTTCTGGGCCGGGCCGAGCATGGCCTCGTAGGCCTCCGGCGAGCCCAGGCGCTTTAGCGCCTCGATGCACCGTTCCTGCATGAAGTTCGATTCGAGCATGTCGAGCGCGAGGAGAATCATCTCCGGGTTGTTCCCCTGCTCGTAGATGCGGACCGCGGTGAGTTCCGGCGGGTAGTCTTTGCGGTTTTTCGGCGTGAGAACGTCGTAGAAGCCCTGTGCATCGAGCTTTTCGACGACGGTGAGGTCGTCCCACTCTTGGGCGTCCGCTAAGTCCTGTTTGAACGCCTCGGTCGCTTCGACGAGCGCGGCGATGGTCTCTGCGTCCTCATCTGCGTCGAGGCCAGCGCTCGAAACGGCTTCCGCGATGTCGTCGAGCGTGCTGAGCACGTCGAAGTGCGAGGGGCTTTTGACGCTAAAGGAGGCGTCGAGAATCTCGCCCATCGCGTCGGCGTAGGACTCGGTGGCTTCGACGACTTCGTCTTCACCTTGCTCGGTCCACTCGCCGTCTTCGATTTTGGTCTTTGCCTCTTCGATGTCGCTCACGACGTCTTCTGCGTACGGGCCGCGAGCGTCTTCGAGCGCGTCGCGCAGGTCGCTCAGTGTCGATTCCAGTTCCTCGCGGGGGTCGTCCTCGTCGTCCTCCGGTTCTGGGAGGTCTGCGGCTTCGAGGTCGGCTTCGATGGCGTCGAGCGTCGCCTCGACGTCGTCTAAGTCCGACTCGGTTTCGGCCGCGTCGAGGGATTCTTCGGCCTCGGTGAGGCGTTCCTCGAACGACTCGGGTGTTACGGCGGGTGCGTCCTCCGCGGGGGTCTCTGGTTCCTCGTCCCCGTTGCTCATATACGTGAACTTCCGGCAGGTCAACCTAAGAGCGTTTCCCTTCGGGCTTATCGCCAGTAAAAGCGCGGGGCCAACACGAGGTAGGCCACCGCGGCCACCAACAGGGCTTTCGGGAAAATGCGGTCGAGTGTGAGGGGGGCAAGAATGGCGAGTGCCTGAATCACACCCATCGCAATCGCGTCACGGGCGTACAGTTCCGGATACTGAATCGTCGTCACCATCAGGTAGGCGAACAGCCCCGCGAGCGCGACGAGCAGCGTCGCGTGCTGGAAGCCCGCGAGATACACGACTGCGAGAATCGTCCCGGCAAGCGTCGATTGGACGCCTTCGGTGGTGTTTTTAGCCACGTCGTAGGCGGTGTAGAGGCCGAGGCGGATGACCGCGGCGGCGACGAACAGTGCGGGAAGGGCGAGTGCGGCGATACCTCGTGGCGAGAGGTCACCGAGGACGAGCCCCCACTGGGCGTTGGCGACGCTCACGACGAACAGTGCGGGTGCGACGCCAAAGGAGGCCACGTCCGCGAGCGAGTCGAGATAGTCACCGACAGGTGTTCCGCCCATCTTGCGGGCGATAACGCCGTCTAAGCCGTCGGCAACGGCGGCGAGCAGTATCAGTCGCGCGGCGAGTGCGGGGTCTACCATCGCCACGGCCGCGGCGAGAAAGCCGAGCGCCGCGTTGGAAACCGTGACCACGTCTGCGAGACCCAACCGCCCGACGAAACGGGGCTGCATACTCTGGCGGTAGAGAGGTTCGGCCTTACCTCTTTATGTTCGGACACGACCAATCAGCGAGCATATATTGTTCCGGCGGTGAGCCTCTGGTATGCACCGGCGTGCGTTCCTCTCAACCGCCGCAACCGCACTGACCCTTTCTGTGGCTGGCTGTACGAGTTCGGGCCAGCCAGACGAGAACACTGACTTCGACATCGGTATGTCAGCAAACCGGTTTGAGCACCCGAACGACCCCTACGAGGTGCCCGTGGGCGAGCCAATTGTGTGGAAGAACACCGGTGGGCGGACCCACACCGTGACGGCCTACGATGCCGACATTCCCGAGGGCGCAGCCTACTTCGCCTCCGGCGCCTTCGAGTCAGAGCAGGAAGCTCGCGACGCGTGGATGGGCGACCTCGGCGGCTCGATTGCACCGGGCGAAACCTTCGAGTACACCCCGGAAGTGCCGGGCGAGTACACCTACTTCTGTGTCCCCCACGAACCCGGCGGCATGATTGCGACGTTCGTCGTCACTGAGTAACACTGTCGGCACGCCGAGTCCACAAAAGAAAGAGTACGGCTTACTCTTCGGTTTCTTCGTCGTCGTCCGCTGCGACTTCTTCTGCAACGTCGTCTTCGTCAACGCTGACAGAGGCTTCTTCCTCGGCCTCAACCTCGTCTGGGTGGGCTTCGAGGGTGAACTTCTGGATTTCGACGCGGCGCAGTGGGTAGATGGTCTTCGCCTCTGCGTAGATTGCAGAGGAGATGCGACCGTCTACGATGCTGTCGACAATCTGCTCGTAGGTGTGGTCCTCGATGGTCTCTTCGACCATCGTGATCATCTGCTTGCGGATTGCGTGTTCCTGACTGTGGTCTGCGCGCTTGGTCGTGAGCGCGAGTGGCTGAATCTCGACGCGGTAGCCATCTTTCGTGATGGCCGTGATGTTCGCGTCGATTTTCGAGGCACCGCGGCGGACGAGGCTGCGCAGGTAGTCACGGGTGAGTTCGTGTTTGACGAACTCGGTGTACGCGGCGTCGCTGCCGACGTCGTTCACCTTGAAGGTGAGTTTGGTGTTGTTCTTGCTGGCGTCGTTCGTAAGTTCGCCAAGCGTCGTTTCGATGGTTCGGTCGTAGACCTTCTCGGGTTCGTCAGCAGGCGTCTGACCGAGCTCTGCGCGGTCGAACTGCTCAGGTGCGAGCACCTTGTACCAACGCTTCTGCTGTTTTCGTCGAGAAACGGATCGTTCACTCATTGTTGGATTCTGTTTTCGGGTTGTTCGTAAGCTGTGCTGCCACCGTGAGGTTCACCACGTAGTCGTCAACGGTCGACTGCAGGCCGCCGGTTGTCTCGCGCTCGACGGTCATCTCGATGGTATCATCGGTGACCGTCATGCGCATCTCTGGCGTGTTGTCCGGCGCGAGCGCCGCCGCAACCTGTGCGGCGTGCTCGTGCGTCGTCCGGATGGTAGCGCGCTTCATTGTGCCTCCCGGAACGCCGTGACGAACTCCGAAGCCGACACGTCGGCTTCGAACTCGGCGTAGCCCTGTCTGTCGCGGCCGCCGCCGGTTCCGGAGACGGCGGTCGCGGCGGTTGCCATCTGTTCGCCAATCTGTCCCTGTTCTTCGGTCGCGCACGCGGCGGCTTTCCCTTCCGAGACGACCAGCGCCACGGGTTCCGGCGAGCGGAAGTCCCGAAGCAGGCGGGCCGTCGTGCGGACGGGTGCCGGCTCACCCTCTGCGGATTCGATGCGTGCAACGAACAAGCCGTCGTACCGGCCAGTCGTCGCCCCGCGAAGTGCGGTGTGCGCCCGTTTTGCGTGGGCGCGCCACGCGTCCAAGGCGGGCGTTTTCACATCGTGTCCGAGAGCGAGCGCGAGCGCCGTGCCGGGCGCTTCGCGGGCGACCACATCGAGGACGTCTGCGAACCCCTCGACCGTGGTAAACGGGCCATCGGTCGCGTGGGGGTGCAGCGCGCGTTCGACTGCCTCTGCGGCTCGTGGCGTCGCCCCGTCAGCCGAGACGGTTTCGAGGGCGAGCAACGAGGCGAGGCGTCGCTGTGCGCGCGTGTCGAGGTCAACAGGTAACTCAAGGTCAGCAAGCGACGCGGTCACGGCTCCTTCGTTCCCGGAGAACGAGGCGTGAGCGAGCGTCGTGTGTGCGAGGCCGTTTGCGAGGTCGGCGGTCGGAATTCCGACGCCGGGTCGCTGGGTCACGAGGTCGCGCGACTGTGCGCGATCGAGGACCTCCGCATACTCGCTTGGATGTCCCTCTGCGGCGACGACGCCCGCGAGGGCGAGTACCGGGTCGGGATCTGCAGCGAGTTCGCGGGCCGCGGCCTCTGCAAGAACGCTTGCTGGCTCCGTGCTGGCGGCGATGGCACCGTCGTACGACGGGTGAGTCCCGCCGACGAGGAGTGTGGTGACGTCGTCCGTGTTGTCCGGTCGCGCGAGGTTCCCAGAGCGGGCGACGCTCGCTTGGAATGGGACGCCCGCATCGCTCAACGCGCGGGCGATGAGGCCCGTCGCGGCGAGCGCATCACCGTCTGCGTGGGCGACGAACCGAACAAAGTCGGCGTCGCGGCAGAGAGCAGCGATTTCACTCGCGTCGGGGGCGTCTGGTCCAGTGCGACCGGTTGCGGACATGGATTACGCGAGAATCTCTTTGGCGTCTTCGTACTCGTACTTGAAGTCCGCCGCAAGCTTGTTGCCGCGGTAGTACGAGACCAGTCGGCGTACTTTCGATTCGGTGTTCTGGAGCGCGCGCTTGTTCTGGTGGTCGTTCGGGTTCTCCTCCATGTGGTCACGGAGGCGCACGGCGCGCTCCATGAGGTTACGGAGGTCTTCGGGGAGGTCACTGGTTGCGTCATTCTCGTCGAGAATTTCGGTGACCTTCTTGCCCGTCGCCAGCTTGACGTTCGGGACAGGCGTGCCCTGAACGCCCTCGTCACGGAGTTTGAGTCCGATGACGGCTGGGGTGTGACCCTGTTCTGCAAGTTCGACGACGCGTTCTTCGACTGCGTCTGCGTCGACGTCGCTCCACTCCGGTGGTTCGTCAGCCACGGGTCGGTCCGATTTGGACGAGCCGCGGCGTCGAGTGTGCATTCGTGCCATAGTTGAGGATAGGAACCGCACAGACCGCTCTAGATGTTTCGGCGCGGGACGCGCCGGACACTACCGCAATCCCTGAGCCGTGCAATGGCACGGCGATGTCAGATTTGCGGCCGTGTTGTTCCCACGAGTAGTTCACCTCCTGAGCCACTAAACGGTTTCTATGCGGATTTTCCGGGCACGCGAGGGTGGTTCGATGGGTTTATGAACAACCACCGGAAAGCGAATATTGCTGGCGCGGGCTTGTAGATCAGGGGTAGATCACTCCCTTGGCATGGGAGAGGCCCCGGGTTCAAATCCCGGCAAGTCCATAGTTTTCTGACGGCGCAAAATCGACGAGCGTAGCGAGTCGCTGCGCCGTCGATAGCTATACGACGCAGCCGGGATTTGAAGCCCTGGAAGACGCAGTCTCCGAACGAAGTGAGGGGAACCGTCTTTCTCCGGGTTCATTTCTCTAAGCGACTCTGCCGCTTCGAAGTTCGAACCTCCAAAGACCGTGTTCTCTTTCGGCAAGTCAATTGCTCCTTGATGTCATATGGACAATATATTATGAGAGTTGTGAGAAACAGCGATCATCGAAGAGGACCTGACATTTTTTGTGTCGTTTCATTGCAAACGAGTTTTAAGTTCTAACCCAAATTGAGATTCCTCGATTATACGTCGCTTTCTGCTTGTATTCCTTCATAACAGCGTCACAAATTCTTGGAGAGCGATCACACCCTCGGAGAACAACCACAGGGGGTTGCTCCGTCTCAAGCTCCTGGATTACGCTTCCAGACGTAAATGAATTATTCCGATTTATTGGAAGGTAGTATACATTTTCCCCCAATGGTTGCCGACCGCTCAGGAAGTAATATTGTGGCTCAGCAGTCACAACGAGTAAATTCTCGCTACCATGAGATAATCTATTAATGTCTGATGCAATTGCTTGTTGGTCATCTAGACTGAAGCCAGTAGCTTGGTGGTGAGCATTTGTTACCCCAATCAGAGTTGGAGTGAATAGAATCAAGAATATAAGAATAACACAGGTTCTCGTCCATGGTGTGGCGACTTTATAGCTGGTAACTTGGTTGAGAAAATGTGCAATATCGTCCAGGAACAGTGCTGTAAGAAGAACTGCGAATGGGAGTGGCTGGATGAAATAATGTCCATACTGTCGAAGGAGGAGAGGGAGGAGTGAAAGTACGAAGAGTATTCCAGTGATCGAACGCCCGAACCCATCTCGTTTCCAATAACTTACGAGGAGCCCACCAACAGCTCCGATCCACACTAGCGAAACAGGGTTAATTTGTAAATGGATGATTTCAAAGGCTGTCTGAAGAGAGTTTCCTGAATACGATTTATTCACTACAACTGTCCAAAACAGCAAGTCGTCAAATGCATCTTGAGCTAAGAAAAAAATTGCGATGAGAAGTCCCGGGACAGAGATTCCGAGGAGTATATATGCTAAATTTCGACGTTTTTCTTGACAAAGAACGAAATATCCGAGAACTCCAATAACAGTTAACAGTGCGGTTTGTTTGTATGCACATGCAATCCCAGCGGTTAGACCAATAATGAAATAGATACGTGACTGACCACGGTCTGCGTAGGTGGCTGTCAGGAGTGTTGCCATTGACCAAAGTGCAACAAATTGTTCGGTGAGTATCCAGAGACCTTGATATGCGGTTAGGCAAGCGAGATATAATGAACCGGCAAGTAATCCGGCGTGGAGTGAGGAAAGACGTCTGCCTACCAGCACAATAAGCACTGCTGTTGCAGCATTTGTCAGATATAGGAGGAGTCGAGCCGGATAAATTGATTTTTCAATAGCCAACGCAGCAGCAATCGTGTAGTAAATTCCTGGGGGTTTGTGATCAACGAGATTAGCGTATGGGAGGGATCCTTGTAAGATGCCGTTTGCGATTGTGAGAAAGGCCCCAGTATCGCGTGGTATTCTAATTGGAAGAAACAGTGTTTGATACCAAATCAAGAGGACAAGAAAGCTGCCAAGACTGGCGGTTAATATGGCTGTAAGGAGGTGTGAGTGTTTGTTGAGATCTTGTATGATTCTTGTAAAGTCGCCCACGTGAAGTTCTTGTTCAACAAAATACACCAGGGATATTAAATATTATTTAGTTGTATTTCCAACAACTACTTCTGATATTTTGGGATATTTCGACTCTTGCAAGGTAAAAATCAGGCATTGCCTTTTTCACCGGCCTTATCACTATAAAAAATACAAGACTTCTTTAGCAGTCGTTCTGTAACGATGAATAGAATGTCGGTGAAGCGTCGCTTGTACGAGAATCTCTTCAGTCCTATTCTCGATATTTGGACTGCAAAACGATTGCGGACAGAAGGCTACTATCAGATATCTCCAATCAATCCCAAAATACAAGAATTTCAACTTTGGCTACCTGGAAACGGTGCATTCCAGCGGAAGCGGATGCGGGGGGAGTTAGAACCTGAAGTACTAGACCTGCTAGTCAACCATATTTCTCCGGGTGATACCGTGTTTGATGTTGGTTCTGCGTGGGGATATTTCGCACTTGCAATTAGCACCCTTGACACGGACGTTTACGCGTTTGAAATCGATGAAGAGCGCGTTAGACATATTGAGGAATCTGCGGAGCGATCCGACCTTTCTGTAACTGCGACTGCAGGAGCAGTTGGAACTGAGATACTCCTTGATGAGTATCCAACACCTGATGTAGTGAAGATGGATATTGAAGGGTGGGAATACAAAGCACTCGTGACGGCGCCAAACCTACTACGTGCAAAACCAACACTCATTATTGAGTTACACAGCCCAGATGTGTCGCTTGCAGGCTCACACTCCGCCGAAATTTCCGAAATTTATACACTTCTAGAGGAGTACGGCTATGATATTACAGAACTTGACAAACGTGGCGATAATAACTACCACATACTCGCACAGTAAGCAAACCAGTCTGTACTATAACTCATCTAGTTCTATACACCATTTCTGACCATCAACTGATAAATTAGTACCTTCGCAAAACCGAGTAGCACAGTGTTTCAGAAAATAACGCGAGGCTGAGCGGGACTAACGTAGTACGGTTTTGAGTTGAGTTGCGAAATATTCAGCGACGAACTGCCGTTTATCTCACCCAAGTAAGTAGCTTTGAGTTACACTGGTGACACGTCTGCTATCTATCGTATAACTAACACCGGACTATTCGTAGTCGGGTTGTCATGAAGCAGAGAATGGCAGGGGTGAAGGTCGCCCAATCTGTAATCCGGTCGCCGGAGACGTTCTATGCGGGTCTCGAACCGTCCGGAAGCTACCGATTCCCCCTGATTTACGCTGCCGCATCAGCGTTGATTGGTGGGATTGTGTTTGGGGGGTTGAGCCTCGTGTTCGAAGTGGAATTGCTCACGGACACCCTCCGAAGCCTACCGGCTCGAATCCTCGTGTTTGCCGCGCTCGGCTATCTCGCCTTCCTCAGCCATGCGCTCGGGACGCACGTTGCCGCGGCCGTGTTCGGCGCACACGGCTTTCACAAGACCGTTGAGGCGATGGCGTATCCAACCGTGTTGCTGCTAACGTTCGCGTGGATTCCCGCCATCAACCTCGTCGTTGGCCTCTATGGCCTCTCGTTGCAGGTACAGGGACTCAGGAAGCTCCACCGGATGAACGGGTCGCTCGCGCGAAAGTCGGTCGTGCTCGGCCTCGTGTTCGGCGTCGTGTTCCTTCTCGCGTTTATCGCCATTATCGGTGCACTGGCCGTACTCATTCTTCCTCCTGGAAGCCTGAGCTGACGGCTCATCCAGCGCCCTTGCCCAGTAATATTCGCAAGACCAACTGAACAGTAACACTGCATTCGGCCGAGATATCCACTACGTTCATCACGTCAGCGAAACGTGGTGTAGCCAATGAGCGAGGAGGGACTCACCGTCGAAACCCAGCCTGCAGAGGCCGTCTTTGCACTGCTCTCGAACGATACACGCATCGAAATTCTTCGGGTGCTTGCCGCCGCAGACGGGCCACTGCCGTTCTCTGAACTCTACGACAGAGTCGGGCTGCGCGACTCTGGGCAGTTCAACTACCACCTCCAGAAGCTCGCGGGCACGTTCATCAAACAGGGGGACGAGGGGTATGAACTCACCATCGCGGGCATGCAGGTCGTCGGGGCGCTCATCGCCGGAACCTACACGGCGACCGCAACGCTCGACCCAATCGAACTCGATGACCCGTGCCCAAAATGTGGGACTCGCTCGGTTGTCGTTACCTACAATGACGAACATGCCCACGTCACCTGTACCGCCTGTGACGAGTTTCACAACCAGTACTCGTTTCCACCAGGGACGCTCAGTCAGTACGACCGGGCCGAACTTCCCGCAGCGTTCGACCGCTGGATTCGCGTCCTCTTCTACCACATTACTGCGGGATTTTGTGTGAACTGTGCTGGCCGGCTCTCGGGTTCGCTTGACGCTGCCAACGACCCACCCCGATTCGAGTGGCGGTGTGAACGGTGTGGTGACATCGCCATTGCGGAGGTGTCGTCGCCTGTGTTCTTCCACCCTGCGCTCCAAGGCTTCCTCTACGACCGCGGAATCGGCCCAAAGGAAACGCCAACGTGGCGATTGTTTGGGTCAGACGAACTGGAAATCACTACAGACGACTCCGGCGTGACGATTGCAATTACGATAGACGCCGAAACACTGACGGCGACGATAGATACAACGGGCATGGTCACGAGCGTCAGTCGAACCGACCGGTAACAGAAAACACCGCGTCCGTCGCACCTAGAATTATCACGGAGGGCGATGAGCACTCTAGCGATGGATTCAGACACCTATGACGACCTCATTCAGTCGCTGACGCCCCACGAAGCCGCCGGTGGCGTGACGACCTACCGGAACACGGTGCGCATCGCGTGTCCTGCCTGCGACAAACCGTTCGACGACCTCGTCGTCTGCGAAGACGAGTACAACAGCCTCGAACTGAGTCGGTTGCTCGACCTCTGTGTCTCGACGCACGACGACGACGTGCTGTTGTTCACCCACCAACAGTGAGCGACCTGTAATTGAACCTAGCTTTTTGGACTGTCAGCGCGTCTGTCTAGACATGAACAACACGCACCCTGCGAGGATGACAGCGGACGAGATTCACGAACTGCTCGACCACGGTGGCTCGGGTGTGCTTTCGCTTGCAAGGAACGGAGATGCCTACGCGATTCCAATTTCCTACGGCTTCGACCCCGGTTCGACTCGATTCTACTTTCGCCTTGGCTACGGCAAAGAGAGCGAAAAACGCGGCTACGTCGAACACACCCAGACAGCGAGACTTGTCGTGTACGAGAACGTAGACGAGGAGTGGAACAGCGTCATTGCGGCCGGAACGCTGCGCGAGATTTCAGACGACGAATTGAACCTCGAAGTCGTCCGCGCGCTTCGCCAAGCAGACCTGCCGCTGCTCGATATCTTCGACACGCCACGCGACGAACTCGTGTTCTCGATGTACGCCCTCGACGTGGCGGAGTTGACGGGGCGGAAAACGGCTGCTCACTCGATGTAGCGCGGCGATTCTTCCGTGTCGTCGGCCGCCTCTGCGTTTGCACGCTCCTCGCGCATCCGCTCTACGTCGTCTTCTCGAATCCGCACTGTCAAGACGGGTGCGTCTGCATTTCTGACGACTTCTTCTGCGACACTGCCAAGGATGCGCTTGTGCTCCCCCGTCCGCCCGTGGGTCCCCATCACGATGAGGTCGATATCCTCTTCGTCTGCGTATTCGAGAATCGCCTCGTGTGGGACGCCTTGGAGCAGTTCGTAGATGGTTGGAACGTCCTCGCCCTCCGCTTCGATGCGCGATTCGACCGTGGCCAGCGCGCGTTGGCCCTCTTCGATGAGCAGGTCGATGATGCGTTGTTGGGTTTCCTCGGGGAGAATGATGTACGACCGTACATCGACGATGTAGACGACGTGCACCGTCGCGCCGCTTTGTATCGCCTGATAGAGACATTGGGTGAGTACGTTCGCCATCCCGAGACTCCCATCAGTTGGAAACAGAATTTTGTCGTACATCTCGGCTACTGATACTGTCGCGTGGGAACGATATAGCCTTCTTGCTGGTTATAATTCTGACACATCAAAATGTTATTATTTAATCAATTACCAGATTATTTTATTGTCTGATAGACTATGGTTGTACTAATGACTGGGCCATCCGGGCTGCGAGCATTCATCTCGCGCTCTCTCACTCGTGACGCTCGTGGACAATCAGCGCCCATCGGCACTGTCCTTCTTCTCATTATAGTGTTACTTGGGACGACCGCCGTCGCTGCCTTAGGCG from Haladaptatus sp. ZSTT2 encodes:
- a CDS encoding FkbM family methyltransferase; protein product: MYENLFSPILDIWTAKRLRTEGYYQISPINPKIQEFQLWLPGNGAFQRKRMRGELEPEVLDLLVNHISPGDTVFDVGSAWGYFALAISTLDTDVYAFEIDEERVRHIEESAERSDLSVTATAGAVGTEILLDEYPTPDVVKMDIEGWEYKALVTAPNLLRAKPTLIIELHSPDVSLAGSHSAEISEIYTLLEEYGYDITELDKRGDNNYHILAQ
- a CDS encoding protein sorting system archaetidylserine synthase (This PssA-like phosphatidyltransferase, along with a PssD-like decarboxylase, is required in Haloarchaea for the archaeosortase ArtA to replace the PGF-CTERM sorting signal with a C-terminal lipid anchor.); translated protein: MQPRFVGRLGLADVVTVSNAALGFLAAAVAMVDPALAARLILLAAVADGLDGVIARKMGGTPVGDYLDSLADVASFGVAPALFVVSVANAQWGLVLGDLSPRGIAALALPALFVAAAVIRLGLYTAYDVAKNTTEGVQSTLAGTILAVVYLAGFQHATLLVALAGLFAYLMVTTIQYPELYARDAIAMGVIQALAILAPLTLDRIFPKALLVAAVAYLVLAPRFYWR
- a CDS encoding DUF7385 family protein, translating into MDSDTYDDLIQSLTPHEAAGGVTTYRNTVRIACPACDKPFDDLVVCEDEYNSLELSRLLDLCVSTHDDDVLLFTHQQ
- a CDS encoding cupredoxin domain-containing protein, whose translation is MHRRAFLSTAATALTLSVAGCTSSGQPDENTDFDIGMSANRFEHPNDPYEVPVGEPIVWKNTGGRTHTVTAYDADIPEGAAYFASGAFESEQEARDAWMGDLGGSIAPGETFEYTPEVPGEYTYFCVPHEPGGMIATFVVTE
- a CDS encoding DUF7351 domain-containing protein is translated as MSEEGLTVETQPAEAVFALLSNDTRIEILRVLAAADGPLPFSELYDRVGLRDSGQFNYHLQKLAGTFIKQGDEGYELTIAGMQVVGALIAGTYTATATLDPIELDDPCPKCGTRSVVVTYNDEHAHVTCTACDEFHNQYSFPPGTLSQYDRAELPAAFDRWIRVLFYHITAGFCVNCAGRLSGSLDAANDPPRFEWRCERCGDIAIAEVSSPVFFHPALQGFLYDRGIGPKETPTWRLFGSDELEITTDDSGVTIAITIDAETLTATIDTTGMVTSVSRTDR
- a CDS encoding KEOPS complex subunit Pcc1; this encodes MKRATIRTTHEHAAQVAAALAPDNTPEMRMTVTDDTIEMTVERETTGGLQSTVDDYVVNLTVAAQLTNNPKTESNNE
- a CDS encoding 30S ribosomal protein S15, encoding MARMHTRRRGSSKSDRPVADEPPEWSDVDADAVEERVVELAEQGHTPAVIGLKLRDEGVQGTPVPNVKLATGKKVTEILDENDATSDLPEDLRNLMERAVRLRDHMEENPNDHQNKRALQNTESKVRRLVSYYRGNKLAADFKYEYEDAKEILA
- a CDS encoding HEAT repeat domain-containing protein, giving the protein MSNGDEEPETPAEDAPAVTPESFEERLTEAEESLDAAETESDLDDVEATLDAIEADLEAADLPEPEDDEDDPREELESTLSDLRDALEDARGPYAEDVVSDIEEAKTKIEDGEWTEQGEDEVVEATESYADAMGEILDASFSVKSPSHFDVLSTLDDIAEAVSSAGLDADEDAETIAALVEATEAFKQDLADAQEWDDLTVVEKLDAQGFYDVLTPKNRKDYPPELTAVRIYEQGNNPEMILLALDMLESNFMQERCIEALKRLGSPEAYEAMLGPAQKRKKPQIEVLGKIGNPDALDTLLEYVEADNDPQLQKVTMKALGEIGDEEATQVIANNLVAENEGVRSQAARALGLLGDTRAVSPLGDVLDDDESDNVRASAAWALNQIGTEAALEEVARYNEDKSYIVQVEAEKADDALAVQSEPAA
- a CDS encoding ArnT family glycosyltransferase, which translates into the protein MYFVEQELHVGDFTRIIQDLNKHSHLLTAILTASLGSFLVLLIWYQTLFLPIRIPRDTGAFLTIANGILQGSLPYANLVDHKPPGIYYTIAAALAIEKSIYPARLLLYLTNAATAVLIVLVGRRLSSLHAGLLAGSLYLACLTAYQGLWILTEQFVALWSMATLLTATYADRGQSRIYFIIGLTAGIACAYKQTALLTVIGVLGYFVLCQEKRRNLAYILLGISVPGLLIAIFFLAQDAFDDLLFWTVVVNKSYSGNSLQTAFEIIHLQINPVSLVWIGAVGGLLVSYWKRDGFGRSITGILFVLSLLPLLLRQYGHYFIQPLPFAVLLTALFLDDIAHFLNQVTSYKVATPWTRTCVILIFLILFTPTLIGVTNAHHQATGFSLDDQQAIASDINRLSHGSENLLVVTAEPQYYFLSGRQPLGENVYYLPINRNNSFTSGSVIQELETEQPPVVVLRGCDRSPRICDAVMKEYKQKATYNRGISIWVRT
- a CDS encoding exonuclease RecJ, which translates into the protein MSATGRTGPDAPDASEIAALCRDADFVRFVAHADGDALAATGLIARALSDAGVPFQASVARSGNLARPDNTDDVTTLLVGGTHPSYDGAIAASTEPASVLAEAAARELAADPDPVLALAGVVAAEGHPSEYAEVLDRAQSRDLVTQRPGVGIPTADLANGLAHTTLAHASFSGNEGAVTASLADLELPVDLDTRAQRRLASLLALETVSADGATPRAAEAVERALHPHATDGPFTTVEGFADVLDVVAREAPGTALALALGHDVKTPALDAWRAHAKRAHTALRGATTGRYDGLFVARIESAEGEPAPVRTTARLLRDFRSPEPVALVVSEGKAAACATEEQGQIGEQMATAATAVSGTGGGRDRQGYAEFEADVSASEFVTAFREAQ
- a CDS encoding pyridoxamine 5'-phosphate oxidase family protein — translated: MNNTHPARMTADEIHELLDHGGSGVLSLARNGDAYAIPISYGFDPGSTRFYFRLGYGKESEKRGYVEHTQTARLVVYENVDEEWNSVIAAGTLREISDDELNLEVVRALRQADLPLLDIFDTPRDELVFSMYALDVAELTGRKTAAHSM
- a CDS encoding 30S ribosomal protein S3ae, translated to MSERSVSRRKQQKRWYKVLAPEQFDRAELGQTPADEPEKVYDRTIETTLGELTNDASKNNTKLTFKVNDVGSDAAYTEFVKHELTRDYLRSLVRRGASKIDANITAITKDGYRVEIQPLALTTKRADHSQEHAIRKQMITMVEETIEDHTYEQIVDSIVDGRISSAIYAEAKTIYPLRRVEIQKFTLEAHPDEVEAEEEASVSVDEDDVAEEVAADDDEETEE